The following are from one region of the Nocardioides marmotae genome:
- a CDS encoding LLM class F420-dependent oxidoreductase, whose product MELRIFTEPQQGATYDDLLAVARTAEELGFGAFFRSDHYLGMGTEGLPGPSDAWTTLAGLARDTSTIRLGTMMTSATFRYPGPLAISVANVDQMSGGRIELGIGAGWFEAEHTAYGIPFPSTRERFDRFEEQLEIITGLWATAGGFSFAGEHYQVTDSPGLPKPVQTDGRRGGPPVLIGGLGKKRTPELAARFADEFNLPFVDEATTEAQFGRVRAACEAADRDPATMTWSNALVLCVGEDEAEVERRAAAIGRDKDELRENGLAGTPQEVVDKIGRYAALGAERVYLQVLDLADLDHLRLVARDVMPHVGR is encoded by the coding sequence ATGGAGCTCCGCATCTTCACCGAACCCCAGCAGGGCGCGACGTACGACGACCTGCTCGCCGTCGCCAGGACCGCCGAGGAGCTCGGCTTCGGAGCGTTCTTCCGCTCCGACCACTACCTCGGGATGGGCACCGAGGGCCTGCCCGGGCCGAGCGACGCGTGGACGACGCTGGCCGGCCTGGCCCGCGACACCAGCACGATCCGCCTCGGCACGATGATGACCAGCGCGACGTTCCGCTACCCCGGCCCGCTCGCGATCAGCGTCGCGAACGTCGACCAGATGAGCGGTGGCCGGATCGAGCTCGGCATCGGTGCCGGCTGGTTCGAGGCCGAGCACACCGCGTACGGCATCCCGTTCCCCTCCACCCGCGAGCGCTTCGACCGCTTCGAGGAGCAGCTGGAGATCATCACCGGCCTGTGGGCGACCGCGGGCGGCTTCTCCTTCGCCGGCGAGCACTACCAGGTCACCGACAGCCCCGGCCTGCCCAAGCCCGTGCAGACCGACGGTCGCCGCGGCGGCCCGCCGGTGCTCATCGGCGGGCTCGGCAAGAAGCGGACCCCGGAGCTGGCGGCCCGCTTCGCCGACGAGTTCAACCTGCCCTTCGTCGACGAGGCGACCACCGAGGCGCAGTTCGGCCGGGTCCGCGCCGCGTGCGAGGCCGCCGACCGCGACCCCGCGACGATGACCTGGTCCAACGCGCTGGTGCTCTGCGTCGGGGAGGACGAGGCGGAGGTGGAGCGTCGCGCCGCCGCGATCGGCCGCGACAAGGACGAGCTGCGGGAGAACGGCCTGGCCGGCACGCCGCAGGAGGTCGTGGACAAGATCGGGCGGTACGCCGCCCTGGGCGCCGAGCGCGTGTACCTCCAGGTCCTCGACCTCGCCGACCTCGACCACCTCCGACTGGTGGCACGCGACGTGATGCCGCACGTCGGGCGATAA
- the dapA gene encoding 4-hydroxy-tetrahydrodipicolinate synthase: MTASSPAAPFGHVLTAMATAFSADGSVDLEATQRIARHLVEHGHDGLVVSGTTGESPTTTPEEDGETLAAVRDAVGPDVHLVAGVGTNDTRTSIGLARQARERGADGVLLVTPYYNKPGQRGILEHFRQVTGAAELPVMLYDVPGRTGSTIALETYEQAAAWDEVVAVKDAVGDFARGVRIRDLGYAVYSGDDEANLGWLAHGAVGFVSVVGHAAGDRLKAMAEAYWAGDTAGALEIYTRMLPAIDAVMGVANYGATTAKAALQLLGVLDNRRVRSPLVELDDDEVAALRAGLEAAGLM; this comes from the coding sequence ATGACCGCCTCGAGCCCTGCAGCGCCCTTCGGGCACGTCCTGACCGCGATGGCGACCGCCTTCTCCGCGGACGGGTCGGTCGACCTCGAGGCGACCCAGCGCATCGCCCGGCACCTGGTCGAGCACGGCCACGACGGTCTCGTCGTCTCCGGCACCACGGGGGAGTCGCCGACGACCACCCCCGAGGAGGACGGCGAGACCCTGGCCGCGGTCCGCGACGCGGTCGGCCCGGACGTCCACCTGGTCGCCGGCGTCGGCACCAACGACACCCGCACCTCGATCGGGCTGGCCCGGCAGGCGCGGGAGCGGGGCGCCGACGGCGTGCTGCTGGTGACGCCGTACTACAACAAGCCCGGCCAGCGCGGCATCCTCGAGCACTTCCGGCAGGTCACCGGCGCCGCCGAGCTGCCGGTGATGCTCTACGACGTCCCCGGCCGCACCGGGTCGACGATCGCGCTGGAGACCTACGAGCAGGCCGCGGCCTGGGACGAGGTCGTGGCGGTCAAGGACGCGGTGGGCGACTTCGCCCGCGGCGTACGGATCCGCGACCTCGGGTACGCCGTGTACTCCGGCGACGACGAGGCCAACCTGGGCTGGCTCGCGCACGGCGCGGTCGGGTTCGTCAGCGTCGTCGGGCACGCCGCCGGCGACCGGCTCAAGGCGATGGCCGAGGCCTACTGGGCCGGCGACACCGCCGGGGCCCTCGAGATCTACACGCGGATGCTCCCCGCGATCGACGCCGTGATGGGTGTCGCCAACTACGGAGCGACCACCGCCAAGGCAGCGCTCCAGCTCCTCGGCGTCCTCGACAACCGGCGGGTCCGCTCTCCCCTCGTGGAGCTGGACGACGACGAGGTCGCGGCGCTGCGCGCGGGCCTCGAGGCCGCCGGTCTCATGTGA
- a CDS encoding ribonuclease J, translating into MSHPHPELQAPPALPEGGLRVIPLGGLGEVGRNMTVFEHAGRLLIVDCGVLFPEDHHPGVDLILPDFGPIRDRLDQVEALVLTHGHEDHIGATPYLLRERGDIPLVGSELTLALLDSKLREHRLKETVHHRVKEGDRLTFGPFELEFVAVNHSIPDALAVAIRTSAGMVLHTGDFKMDQLPLDGRITDLRAFARLGEEGVDLFLTDSTNAETPGFTPAEKSITPVIDRVFRESSQRIIVACFASHVHRVQQVLDAAYAHGRQVAYVGRSMVRNMAIARDLGYLTVPPGTLVDAKDLAGLPPERQVLVSTGSQGEPMSALSRIAQRNHNFVHIEEGDTVLLASSLIPGNENAVYRVINGLARWGARVVHKGNALVHVSGHASAGELLYCYNIVRPRNVLPVHGEMRHMLANRDLALATGVPNVVVAEDGVVVDLVDGVASITGKVDCGYVFVDGSSVGGITESDLKDRRILGEEGFISVIVVIDSVSGKVSAGPEIHARGFVEDGAGFEEIKQPIIEALDRAIAEGNTDTYQLQQTVRRVIGRWVSGTHRRRPMIIPVVIES; encoded by the coding sequence TTGAGTCACCCCCACCCCGAGCTCCAGGCTCCGCCGGCCCTCCCGGAGGGTGGCCTGCGGGTCATCCCGCTCGGCGGGCTCGGCGAGGTCGGTCGCAACATGACCGTCTTCGAGCACGCCGGCCGGCTGCTGATCGTCGACTGCGGCGTGCTCTTCCCCGAGGACCACCACCCCGGCGTCGACCTGATCCTCCCCGACTTCGGCCCGATCCGGGATCGCCTGGACCAGGTCGAGGCGCTGGTGCTCACCCACGGCCACGAGGACCACATCGGCGCGACGCCGTACCTCCTGCGCGAGCGCGGCGACATCCCGCTCGTCGGCTCCGAGCTCACCTTGGCCCTGCTGGACTCCAAGCTGCGCGAGCACCGGCTCAAGGAGACCGTCCACCACCGCGTCAAGGAGGGCGACCGGCTCACCTTCGGCCCCTTCGAGCTGGAGTTCGTGGCGGTCAACCACTCCATCCCCGACGCGCTCGCCGTCGCGATCCGCACCAGCGCCGGAATGGTGCTGCACACCGGCGACTTCAAGATGGACCAGCTGCCGCTGGATGGCCGGATCACCGACCTGCGGGCCTTCGCGCGGCTGGGGGAGGAGGGCGTCGACCTCTTCCTCACCGACTCCACCAATGCCGAGACGCCCGGCTTCACACCGGCGGAGAAGTCGATCACGCCGGTCATCGACCGGGTCTTCCGCGAGTCCTCCCAGCGGATCATCGTGGCCTGCTTCGCCTCCCACGTGCACCGCGTGCAGCAGGTGCTCGACGCGGCCTACGCCCATGGGCGCCAGGTCGCCTACGTCGGGCGCTCGATGGTGCGCAACATGGCGATCGCCCGTGACCTGGGCTACCTCACGGTCCCGCCCGGCACGCTGGTCGACGCCAAGGACCTCGCCGGCCTGCCGCCCGAGCGGCAGGTGCTGGTCTCCACGGGCTCCCAGGGCGAGCCGATGTCGGCGCTGAGCCGGATCGCCCAGCGCAACCACAACTTCGTGCACATCGAGGAGGGCGACACCGTCCTGCTCGCCTCCAGCCTCATCCCCGGCAACGAGAACGCGGTCTACCGCGTGATCAACGGCCTGGCCCGCTGGGGTGCGCGCGTGGTGCACAAGGGCAACGCGCTGGTCCACGTCTCCGGCCACGCCAGCGCCGGCGAGCTGCTGTACTGCTACAACATCGTCCGACCGCGCAACGTGCTGCCCGTGCACGGCGAGATGCGGCACATGCTGGCCAACCGCGACCTCGCCCTGGCCACCGGCGTCCCGAACGTCGTCGTCGCCGAGGACGGCGTCGTCGTCGACCTGGTCGACGGGGTCGCCTCGATCACCGGCAAGGTCGACTGCGGCTACGTCTTCGTCGACGGCTCCTCGGTCGGCGGCATCACCGAGTCCGACCTCAAGGACCGCCGGATCCTGGGCGAGGAGGGCTTCATCTCGGTGATCGTGGTCATCGACTCGGTCAGCGGCAAGGTCTCCGCCGGCCCCGAGATCCACGCCCGCGGCTTCGTCGAGGACGGCGCCGGCTTCGAGGAGATCAAGCAGCCGATCATCGAGGCGCTCGACCGGGCGATCGCCGAGGGCAACACCGACACCTACCAGCTCCAGCAGACCGTACGTCGCGTGATCGGCCGCTGGGTGAGCGGCACCCACCGCCGCCGCCCGATGATCATCCCCGTCGTCATCGAGTCCTGA